In Eremothecium gossypii ATCC 10895 chromosome V, complete sequence, the genomic stretch GAGtcatcacgtgactgcCATCGGCCACCACAAACCCATAACACAGTGTCGTTTCAAGTACAGAACTACACAAATATATATACATCCGGCGGCGTGCTCGCGCTCCGCCCGGAACATCGTCGGCACGTTACCAGTTATCCGTCTCCAGCTGGTCGAAGGCGCGCTTGGTGCCCCCGAGCATGAACTCTCCCGCGCCCAACTTGTTGTGCATGATGCTGCTGTCGATCAGGCTCAGGCGCTCATCCAGCTGCGACTCCCACGCCTGCAGCGAGGACGTGGACGACACCGTGCGCTGGTTGACCAGCAtcggcggcgcgcggtCGGCGGCCAGCGGCACGCGCTTGTAGTCGGGAACCGTGTACAGTGTGTTGTCCTGCACGCAGGCTGCTGCAGGCACCGCGTGTGGCACCGCGGCCCGGACGGGGTCCTGGGGGGCGCGGTAACCGTTGTCGACAGCCTGGCGGATGCGCATGCCCAGTGTggacagctgctgctggtaTTCGGAGTGCTGGGGggcggctggcgcagcccgctgcagctgccgcttGCGGGGCGACCCTAAGTGCGAATCAGAGGTTGACATTGGTCGCCGGCCACCGGGGCGGTGCAGCCGCCTTTGGTCTTTATATAGTTGCCACCGCCTGGGTAAACACGCCGGCCAGGGGCCAGATGCTTGGGTGTATGGGTGCTCTTTGTTTACATATAAACACATCCGTGCACCGCCTTATCGCAGCCGCCCACGTGCTTCACACGTGACTGCCGTAAGTCACGCGAGAACCCGCACACAACGGAACATGCCGGAACAACGGCTTTTTCAGCACGCTAGCCGCTATACGCCAACCACAGCGAACTTTTTACCCCTATGCACATTTGTCGCCGAACATCACCAACAGGCCGCTGAGAAGCCTCTCGGCGAGCTCTAGGACGCTGCGGGGAGGTAATGTGGGACTGTCCGAGGCACTATCGCGGGAAGGCGTTTTTTCTGTGACGTGGGCTCAACAACGCAATTCCCAGATATATATATAAATGTACATagcggccgcggccggcgaGGCAAGGGGCAAGTCCCAACGAACATCATGGCCGTCGAGTTCAACCTATCCTCAAAGCAAACTGTAGAGTACGAGCAGGAGTACTCCGCTCACAACTACCACCCTCTGCCAGTGGTTTTCCACAAGGCGTCGGGCGCGCATGTATGGGACCCAGAAGGCAAGGAGTACCTGGACTTCCTCTCTGCCTACTCTGCCGTGAATCAGGGCCACTGCCACCCGGAGATCGtgcaggcgctggtggACCAGGCGTCGCGGCTGACGCTGTCGTCGCGGGCGTTCTCCAACGACTGCTTCGCGGCGTTTGCAAAGTACGTGACCGAGTACTTCGGGTACGGGATGGTGTTGCCTATGAACACGGGCGCCGAGGCCGTGGAAACGGCGCTGAAGCTGGCGCGCCGCTGGGGCTACATGAAGAAGGGCATTGCCGCCGACGAGGCGATCATCCTCGGAGCGTCCGGCAACTTCCACGGCCGCACGTTCGGCGCCATATCGCTGTCGACCGACGAGGAGGACACCCGGAAGCACTTCGGTCCGTTCCTGAAGAACACGACCGCCGAGCTTCCAGACGGCTCCGGCGAGCAAATCCGGTTCGGTGAGCTGGCCGACCTTGAGCGCGCGTTCAAGCATGCGGGCGAGCGCATCGCCGCGGTGATCCTCGAGCCCATCCAGGGCGAGGCCGGCATCGTCGTGCCCCCAGAGGGCTACCTAGAGGGTGTGCAGCGCCTGTGTCGCGAGCACAACGCCCTGTTCATCTGCGACGAGATCCAAACCGGGATCGGCCGTACAGGCAAGATGCTATGCTACGAGCACTCCGAGGGCGTGCGTCCGGACATCGTCGTACTGGGCAAAGCCATCTCTGGAGGTATCCTACCGGTGTCCTGCGTGCTTGCGGACAAGGACATTATGTTGTGCTTTGAGCCCGGCTCCCACGGATCCACCTACGGAGGTAACCCGCTTTCCTCCCGCGTCGCGGTCGCCGCCTTGGAGGTCATCCGCAAGGAGAACCTGGTCGAGCGTGCTCGCGTGCTGGGTGAAAAGCTTCGCGCTAAGCTCGAGTCCCTCCAGGCTGAGTCAAACGGCATCATTTCAGAGGTCCGCGGCAAGGGCCTGCTATCTGCCATCGTAATTGACCCATCCAAGGCCAACGGCCGTACTGCCTGGGACCTCTGCTTGCTAATGAAGGACGCCGGCGTGCTTGCTAAGCCCACCCATGAGCATATCATCAGACTGGCTCCACCGCTCGTCATCTCCGAGGAGGATCTAATGCACGGTGTCGACGTCATCAAAAGCTCGCTTGAGAAGCTACCAACGGTTGAGAAGGCAGCCCATTAGATATCGTATCTATAAGTACTACGTATCGTTATCAAGGAATCTTATTTTTACTCTGGGATACCGCTTTTCGTCGTCAAAATACTCGACGTGGGGCTAGGCTGGCCACTCTTGGTAATGCCTTCTAGGAGTTGCTATCTCACCCCCCCGACAACTACAGAGTAGCCTTCCGAGCCGGTTATAGATTCCTACGGAACGTGCCCGTTCAGACAGACCTTACGCTTTAGGAGTGAGCAAGAAAAAGTACGGTTCGGAGAGGCTTAATACCTGACCACAATGCGTTCGCTGTTGAGAATTGAAGAATTGAGCTAGTTATAGACTTTAAGGGACGGCACTGAGATGGTAGATGGCACGTATGTGAACTCTTCTGTCGAGGCTATCTCGGGGGAAGCAGATACAGCTGCTGTTGCAGAGCTCGCAAACCAGATGGTTATGAACTTTCTGTATGAATCGTCAAGCTGGCTTGCACAGAGCACGGGTCCTTTCCTCTGGAAGGGGTTTCGATTTTTGTTTCTGAGGCTGCCGTCCTCATTGCTGGTATACCTTATAAATGGGACGGTTCCTTTCTACCTGGTGGTACTGGGCTCTGTGTTCACGCCGATCATAGTGTACCTTATTCTTCGCAGCAGGGTTCTGTCGGCGTACTCGCGGCTCAAGGGCGACAACGAGGATGAGGTGATAGACAAGAAGAAACAACTTGTGAACGACTCCGAGGCGATGCTGATGGGTGGCCCTGACGGCAAACGGCGGTCCGGGTTCTCATCTTACCTCGACGAGTTTCTGAGCGCTATCAAGATATTCGGTTATCTAGACAAGCTAGTTTTCCATGAGCTCACGAAGTCAATGCGGACACAGCGCCTGGAACAGGGAGAAGTCATGCTACTGGACGACTCCGTGGGATTCGCGATTGTGGTGGAAGGTGGCCTACACATATATCACAAGATCGCGCACTCCCAGGGTAGTACCCGTGAGAGCATGCCCCTGCCAGAAGATCGCTCCTTTGACAGTAATGAGGATGACCTAACAATCAATGGGGAACGGTTTCAGCTCTTAAATAAAGTAAAGGCCGGTAACCCAGTTTCATCATTGGTGAGCATACTGAAGC encodes the following:
- the CAR2 gene encoding ornithine-oxo-acid transaminase (Syntenic homolog of Saccharomyces cerevisiae YLR438W (CAR2)), with translation MAVEFNLSSKQTVEYEQEYSAHNYHPLPVVFHKASGAHVWDPEGKEYLDFLSAYSAVNQGHCHPEIVQALVDQASRLTLSSRAFSNDCFAAFAKYVTEYFGYGMVLPMNTGAEAVETALKLARRWGYMKKGIAADEAIILGASGNFHGRTFGAISLSTDEEDTRKHFGPFLKNTTAELPDGSGEQIRFGELADLERAFKHAGERIAAVILEPIQGEAGIVVPPEGYLEGVQRLCREHNALFICDEIQTGIGRTGKMLCYEHSEGVRPDIVVLGKAISGGILPVSCVLADKDIMLCFEPGSHGSTYGGNPLSSRVAVAALEVIRKENLVERARVLGEKLRAKLESLQAESNGIISEVRGKGLLSAIVIDPSKANGRTAWDLCLLMKDAGVLAKPTHEHIIRLAPPLVISEEDLMHGVDVIKSSLEKLPTVEKAAH
- the DIF1 gene encoding Dif1p (Syntenic homolog of Saccharomyces cerevisiae YLR437C (DIF1) and YML058W (SML1)) produces the protein MCLYVNKEHPYTQASGPWPACLPRRWQLYKDQRRLHRPGGRRPMSTSDSHLGSPRKRQLQRAAPAAPQHSEYQQQLSTLGMRIRQAVDNGYRAPQDPVRAAVPHAVPAAACVQDNTLYTVPDYKRVPLAADRAPPMLVNQRTVSSTSSLQAWESQLDERLSLIDSSIMHNKLGAGEFMLGGTKRAFDQLETDNW